The Thermoplasmataceae archaeon region CGCAAATGTCAGCCCTAGGATTAATAATAGACCGCCTAATTTGGAAATATGGCCCGCAGAAGGTCTAAAATGGGGAGAAGTGCTGTTGAGTCCAAGGCTATTGTGACCTTTGAGAGCATCTGCCGTCGTGACGGCGGGTACAACGTTGACGGCATGTTTGCAGAGGAATTGACTTTCACGGAAAATGAAATATACCTCTGGAACAGGAATGGCAATAGGCTCTCGATTATCGCTATTCTGCCATACAGCCTCTTCCTGGTGAGAAATGAAACGGGAGATTTGATTAGAGGCGAGATTCGAGTAAACAAACACCAAGCAAGCAATCCCCGAGGGGCCAGGGCTAGCGGATAAACCTGTTTGTCAACACTCCAAGTTTATCTATCTTTATCTCAACAACATCTCCATTCTTGATCCACACCTGTCTTTCCTCTGGCATCCCGAGGATTACACCCTCCGGAGTTCCTGTGGAAATCACGTCTCCTGGCTTCAGAGTCATGTACTTCGAAATATAGCTTATTATGTAACTGCAGCTGAAGATCATTTTTGAGGTATTCGAGTTCTGTCGCACTTCGCCGTTCAGTTTTGTTGTAATATTCAATCCCTGGGGATCTGGTATTTCATCGGCAGTAGTGATGTATGGCCCTGTTGCGAAGAATCCATCTATGGATTTTCCCATAAGCCACTGGCTTGTTCTGTACTGCATATCCCTAGCTGAAACATCGTTAGCAGGAAAATATCCAAAGATATGATCGAGGGCGTTTTCAGCACTAATGTTCCTTCCAGTTTTCCCAATAACAATTGCCAGTTCCCCCTCATAGTCCACCTTATTGACGGTGTCAGGCATTCGAATGTCTTCATTGTTCGCTGTGATGGCGTTGTTAAACTTGCTGAACACGGTCGGGAATTGCGGAACCTCCTTTCCGGTCTCCATTGCGTGGCTCCGGTAGTTCAGCCCGATACACAGTATCTTCTCAGGTGACCCAATAGGAGACAGGAACCTGACTTCATCCCTGCGCAGAACGTCCATTTTTCTTATCTCTGTGAGTGCGTGCTTCAGCTTTGCCAGAAGAACGCCGTTATTTACGAGATCGCGCATCGATAAGTCTTGTTTACCTATTGTTGTTCCAATCAGATCGGTTATTTTTAAAAGCCCGGAGGGTGTTTCAACTGCACATGCTTGCTTTCCGTCAAGGATTATTTCAGCTACCTTCATATGCAATAATCAAGTGGCCGGATAAATTCATTGCCCTTGTACACTAGAAATTAGGAAAGGCTTTTTCAATTGAGGTAACATTTTTGCACCTGGAGTTGTAAATGAAAGTACAAAAGGCATAATCTGGGTTTATTTCCTGGATGGTAAAAACCGTAAAGGACGTTATCCACCCTGTGACCGATGCATCATAATATTCATAACGAGTAATCAAGTTTATTTCCATACCAGTGAAAATGCTCGAATCTTTTCAGAAACAAGCGTGTGATTTCAAATCTTATACCTTGGAAAACAACTCTCTGCCAGCGTGACAGATTATGTCCGCGACGGCCGGCACAATATGGGCCACTTGTCTCTCATATCTAAGCCGCAAGGTTAATTAACGCAGGTCAAGTGATATTCTTATAGGTGTCTAAAATGCCAACTACAGAACAACAAGCTCCGCAGTTTGCCAGAGGACTGGAAGGAGTGATTGCAGCCGAAACAAAGATAGGCTTTGTGGATGGAACCCTGGGCAGACTTGTATACAGAGGTTTCGATATAACCACACTGGTTGAAAACTCAAGCTTTGAGGAAGTCTCATATCTATTGCTCTATGGTAAACTACCAAACAAGAAAGAATATACTGATTTTATCAAAAAACTGAAGAAATTAAGGATTCTGAAGAACGACGAATACGACCTTATCAGGCAGATAGCAGGGAAGGCACACCCTATGTCATCCCTGAGAACTGTTGTTTCGTACATAGGGGCAAAGGATTCAAGGTCTGTGGAGCCAACGGTTGAACAGCAGGAAGAACTTGGGCTTGAACTCATCGCAAAAATGCCAACGATTGTGGGTGCGATACATAGGATACATAAGGGTCATGAAATTGTAAAGCCCGACGACAGCCTCTCAATTTCCTCAGATTTCTTCTACCAATCACTTGGGAGGAAACCGAGTGACATAGAAGCAAAGATGCTGGATGCTGCCCTTATTCTGCACGCTGATCATGGAATGAACGCATCCACATTCTCTTCGATGCTTACAATTTCTACACTTTCCGACATGTACTCCGCAGTGACTTCAGCCATCGGCACTCTCAAGGGACCGCTGCATGGAGGCGCAAACGAGAAAGCCCTTGCTCTTATCAAGAAGGTTGGTGACCCGTCCAATGCAGAGAAAATCATTGGGCAAATGATAATCAATAAAGAAAAGATCATGGGATTCGGTCACCGCGTGTACAAGGTTTATGACCCCCGGGCGAAAATTCTGAGAGAATTTGCGGGAGAGATAACGAAGATGCACGGAACTCAGCGCCTCTTTGAAACTGCAAACAAAATTGAGGAAGTGATGATCTCCAAGCTCGGCAGCAGAGGAATCTTTCCGAACGTGGACTTTTACTCCGGAATACTGTACAGTTCCATTGGCTTCGACTCAGAAATATTCACACCGATCTTCGCCGTGAGCAGGATAACAGGATGGGTGGCAAGATCTCTGGAGTACGTGAGGGATAACAGGCTGTACAGGCCAAAGGCCCTATATACAGGAGAAAGTGGACCATTTCCATATGTTCCAATGGACGAAAGAGAGTAATTCAACTCATTCTTTTTTTGAGTGGTTTCGAACTATTTGTCCCCCAATGATTTGACAGTTGCCATATTCTTCATTATCAAGGGATGATCAGTCTAAAAGAATAAGTATGCTTGCGTTATTGTAGCACTATGACAGATTCTGAAATTGTAATCAATAAGGGGCTCGATGGTATCTATATTGCAGAGACAAAACTATGCAAGATAGACGGCATTAATGGAAAACTCTGGTACAGAGGATATCCCATTGAGACACTTGCGGAGAATTCAAATTACGAAGAGGTAGCTTTTCTTATCCTTTATGGTCACCTGCCTACAAAGCACGAATATGAGAATTTCGTCAGGAAACTTAAGGACGAAAGGGACATTCCGGAGGCGATAGAAGAAATCATAGCCGAGTTTTCGGGTCGATCAAATGCAAATGATATATTGCGTACCTGTGTTTCCCTTCTGCCAACTTACGATCCGGATATGGAAGACAAGGGTAAGGATGCCACGGAAGCCAGAGCAATTAAACTGATTGCAAAGATGCCAACGATCGTCGCCATGATCGGGAGATACATGCAGGGAAAGCCTGTTATCGCTCCTGATCCAGAAATTTCTCACAGCGCGAACTTCCTGTACATGCTCACTGGAAGGAAACCGGATAAAGAGTCGGCTAAACTCATCGACCTGATGTTCATCCTTCACGCCGAACATGGTAGTAACGCTTCAACATTCTCCACCTTGGTAACCGGGTCAACGCTTGCCGATGTGTATGCTGCGGTCGTGTCTGGCATATCAACCTTGAGGGGCCCCCTTCACGGTGGGGCAGATGAGGCTGCACTCAAGATGATAAAGGCCATCGGAGAACCTGATAATACGGAAAGTTACATTGAAGATGCCCTTGAAGGCAAGCAGAAGATCATGGGATTCGGGCACCGCGTTTACAAGGCTTATGATCCAAGGGCGAGGATCGTCTACAATTATCTTAAAATTTTCATGAAAAAAACGACAGATCCGGCTGTGGAAAGACTGCTGGAAATAGCACTGAGAGCAGAAAAGCTTATGGAAGAGAAGCTAAGCAAGACAAAGGGAATCTGGCCGAACATAGATTTCTTTGCTGGCCCGCTTTACGTCGGTATCGGTATACCACCTGAACTCTTCACTCCAATATTTGCGTCTTCCAGGTCCGTCGGATGGTGTGCACATCTCTTTGAATACTGGCAGAACAACAAACTATTCAGGCCGCTGGACAACTATACTGGAGAACTTGATCTTAAGTATATTCCCATTGAAAGAAGATAAGACACCCATTTTTTTATATTATTAAAGCCCAAACTATATTATAAGCAAGGGCTTTTCTAATTTATGGTACTAAGGTGCACTTACTGGATTCCTCACGGGGATGAACTGATTGACCTGCCAGATAAGGAGAGCAGGATTATGAGGCAGAAAATCTCCGAAGCGACTGCCCTTGACCGTTCCCCGGTGAGGGTTGTCATCTCACCCCACGGAATAGGACTGACAAAGAACATAGGCATAATAATGACGGAACACCTCCACGGCACGTACAGAATAAAGAAGGGGTTGATTACTGCAAGATACTCAAACGATCGAAAACTTGCAGAAATTATAGTAAACTCATTTCCGGAGTTCACCGAAAAAGTTACATTCGCATCCAGTTCTGGTCCAGTTTCCGTGTTTCCAGTAGACTTCGGAACCATAATTCCGCTGAAGTTCTTCAAACGTGGAGATATCGTGATGATTGGACAGCCAAGGATAAACAGAAAAGAAGTTCTCGTCAGATTTGGCAGGCAATTATTCAAATCCGTGTCTGAATACGAAAAGGAAGTTTCAGTTATTTTCAGCGCAGACATGGCTCATACCCACACAAAGGACGGGCCGTATGGCTTTTCGGAAGATGCTGCAAAGTACGACGAGATCGTTCAGGGCTATTTCAAGAACCAGACATTTTCAGAAGCAATGGACATCACAGATGCCATGATCGTCAACGCGAAGCCGGACAGCTACTGGAATCTGCTTATTTTGTCAGGATTCCTTGCTGAATCTGGTGAAAGGATGAAATTTGAAAATTATTATGTAGAACAGCATTTCGGGATGCTCTTTGCCCATACTTGAGTACGGTTAAATACGTTTCATTAATGAGCAGTTGAGACAGTGAAAACTTCAGTAAAGTACTTGGTGATCGTTTCCATTGCCGCGGTCCTTGTAGCGTCAGGAATCTACTTCCTGTCCAGCGTTCAGAATGGAAATTCCAGGGCTGAAAACCCGGAGAATTTTATACCTTCCGAGTCAGTTTTCTATGCCATGGTCTCCACTGGTAACACCTCATATTACCCATTCATTGTAAACGGTTCCTTAGGAGTTGTCGTGCACGCGCCTCTCGCGACAATTACATCCGGAACCGCTTCATCCAAGCTTAACCTATCTTCTCCTAAATTCTCCACAGGCACCTCCTACGATGGGTTCACGGTGTTCTCCATATCGAACGTGGACCTATTAACGGTCTTCAACTTGGGTATTAACAATTCCCTGATGCACCTCCTGACTCCGTTATTTAACTTGGGTTTCCTGTCATCCGTAAGGAATTCGACGATTTATGCTTCCAATCCTTCCTCAGCCGTTTCAGTGATTGGACAGCTTCAAGCCCTGCGCGCCTCTCTTAACTGTTTCACCGTTTCCAGCAGCATTCAAAGTGGGATGCTCGCAACCCCTGAGAACGCGAATATTTCCATGCATTATACCAACCATGGATCTGGGTTCAGTTCTCTGAGCCTAAATTTGACCAAGGACAACATAAGCATAAAGTTGGGGCTGGCCTCTCCATCTGTAACGATGGCTGTCTACGCTGCCAGCCTGGAAATTCACGTGAGTGGTCTGCGATTCGATCTGCTTTCACCCACAATGATTTTCATACTGATCACGAGCGAGAATCCTGCTGTAAGTACAGTTATCGGTGACCTGATCCATTATCTTGACGGTATAGCATTTTAACAGCAGTAATCATGTAATTTTCGGCGTCCAAATTTTATTTATTATATCTGCCCATACCCTTATGGTGAGACATTGCTGACCATCCAGCTCCTAGGGACAATCGCCCTCGCGATCCTTGTTACTTTCGTCAGGGTCGGAGCAATGCTTTTACTTTCCATCGTCATCAGCCTCATCTTTGGTATACTTGCTGCCCGCGTAAAAGCTGCTGAGGCGATTATAATATCCACAACAGACGTAATGGAAGCTGTTCCTGTGGTTTCGTTCTTTCCGATCATACTGAGTTTTTTTCTCTTCACCCTAAAGGGTGGAATTGGCGTCGAAATTTCAGCTGATTTCCTGATACTCACTGCTGTGATATGGAATCTTGTGCTTGGTGTGTACGAGGCAGTGGCAAGAATCCCCGAGGATTTTGAGAACGTAACAAAGGTTTACAGAATCGGCCTTCTAAACAGGATAAGGAGGGTGTACTATCCCATCGCTGTTCCAAATATAATTTCAAACATGATGCCGTCGTTCGCAAGCGCCCTTTTCTACATCACGTTCAGCGAAGTAATAACCGTCGGTATAAAGGATTATTCTGTTTTTGGGATAGGTTCCATTGCGTATTCCCTCACTGAATCTGGAAACTATTCCGCCATACTTATACTTGTGATCCTTGTCATAGTCGCGATCGCCCTAGTTTTCTACTTTGTAATATCACCCCTTATTGACTGGTCAAAGAAATACACAATGGAGTTTGTAACTTCTAATGACAGGAACGTGAAACGCAGGGAAACACGCGCCATCACCAATTACTTCGGCGAGAGGCTAGAAAGGATAATGATGTCTGCAGGGAATGTTATTTCAGGTGTGGGTTCAGTTCTTTCTCCCAGACGTTCCACCACCGAAAAAAAAAGGTACGCAATGTCAAAACGTCTAGTTAATGCACTTGTAGGGTTGCTGCTAGTTTCCACTATAGCCTTTGGGATTTATGAAGTCGCATTGGCAGGATTCTATGCAGCTTTTGTCACATATTTCATAACTCCTGCATTTCTTTCTACCGCGACCCTAGGTCTCGCCTTTGATTTTTTGAGGATCGGCATAACGTATGGGATTTCGATCATCACAATGGTGCCGTTAGCAATCTACCTGGGAAACCGGCAGAAAAGCGGAAAGAGTACAACTGCACTGATGCAAATAATGTATTCCATACCGATTCCAATCTTTGTGCCAACTCTAGTGGTTGTCGTTGTTCCGGCGCTTGCACCAGCAATGGGGTATGATCTGGCCCTTAACTTCGAGGTGCTCCTTGTCACCTATTTCTCGGCTGCGGCGTACATCTTTTTCAATGTCTATGGTGCAGTGGTTTCAATTCCGGAAGAATATAGGATGGTGGCAAAAACTCTGAAGCTCGGAAAGCTGCAGGAGATTAGGCGGCTAATTATCCCATCCATTATACCAAGCCTAATAACCGGTTCTATGGCGGCCATAGGAAGCTACTGGGGTGGTCTTTCGGTATCTGAATTTGTATCCATAAATGGCACCACATATTCTGTGAAACACGGTCTCATGGCTTCAATTGTCAGCGCACTAAATGCTGGTAACCTGCTGAAGACGGATGCCATAGATATTTTCATGGTTATAATCATCATGATAATGTCATTTGCCCTGTGGATCAGGTTATACAAGTACGCAAAAAAGAGATATTCTTTCTCCAACTGATTATGACTTAATCGCAGGTAACGGATTTGAATCGGCAGATCGTCAGGTGGTTCCACCTGAAGTGAATGGACTTTAATCGAGAATGATAATTTCCAGGTACATACGTACTTGTATTTGAAATTATTGTAATGTCGCACTCATTTTCATATAACACAAAGTCTCCGTTAACGTTTGCCATGCCAATGAATCACTGACTTTTCGGCTATTTTATTGCTGTTTATTCCTTTGTGTTCATCCAGGGACATCGTCGATTGCTTACTTTTCAACCAAAGGGATACCCTAAATATTAATATATCAAGAAAGATAAAGAATTGTTATGTTATCATTCAATAAGCAATATTTTATAAACCCCGAGGACGAGGATCTGTCACGCCTTCTTTCTGAGATTGAAAACAGCAAATCGCTTGGATTTCTTTCAAGGAAAAATCAGAAAGTCTACAACAGGGTCGTTCTAGCCATTATAGAAGCCGCTGAGATGACACGCCCACAACATATAAGAGTGGTTGGAGATTTCGAAAACGAGCTGGAGGAATTTATAAATATACTCATGGAGGAGGGTGCGCTTGAAAGGCTCAATCAGAGGATGTTCCCTGGTTGTTACCTATATAGAAGTGATCCAAATGACGTAGCCAGGACCGAGGGTAATACTTATATATGTACTTCTGGCAGCAAGGATGATGCAGGACCTACGAACAACTGGCTGCATACTGATGATGCAAAGAGCAGGATATATTCCATAATGAAAGATTCCATGGCTGGCAAGACCATGTTTGTCGTCCCTTACTGGCTTGGCCCAGAGGGGTCCAGTTACGGCGAGGCTGGGATAGAGATCACTGACAGTGTTTACGTTGTGGTGAATCTAATGATTATAACAAGGTCCGGGGAGAAAGCGATCAAGGAGCTTTTCAGGTCTAATGGATTTGTAATTGGCATTCACGCCACTGGGAATCTTGATCCCAACAACAGATATATCGCCCATTTCCCAGAAGAGAACCAGGGAGACGGGCTCATAATGAGTGTCAATACCAATTATGGCGGCAATGCGCTCCTTAGCAAAAAATGTCATGCCCTTAGGATTGCAACTTATAGGGGAAGGAAAGAGGGGTGGATGGCTGAGCATATGATGCTCATAGGAATAGAAGATCCTGCTGGGAAGACTACTTACATATCTGGAGCTTTCCCAAGTTCCAGCGGCAAGACCAACCTTTCGATGCTTGATCCGCCGCATGCATTCAAGAAGGAGGGGTGGAAAACGTATCTCATAAGCGATGACATAATCTGGATGCACGAGAGGGACGGGAGGCTCCACGCCATGAACCCGGAAAGCGGATTCTTTGGAGTTGCTCCACACACCAGCAAACTGACCAACCCAAACGCAATGGATGCTATTGCCAGAAACACCATCTTCACGAATGTAGCAGTGGACAGCGAAGGCATACCCTTCTGGGAAGGCATGAGAGATCCGCCTGCAGACCTTGTGGACTGGAAAGGCGAAAAATACAGCGGACAAGGAACGGCTGCCCATCCCAATTCAAGATTCACCACGCCGATTTCGAATTACAGGTTTCTTTCTCCGGAGTATGACAACCCGGACGGCGTAAAGGTCTCTGCCTTCCTATTCGGAGGCAGAAGAAAGGATCTGATCCCGCTCGTATACCAGGCCTATTCTTGGAATGCAGGAGTGCTCATTGGAGCGATGCAGAGAGTGGAGACAACTGCTGCGACAACTGGTTCTGTTGGTGTGTTGAGAAATGACCCCATGGCCAATCGCCCCTTTGTGGGCTACAACATGGCAGATTATTTCAGGCATTACATTGAAATGGGAAGAAAACTCAAAGAACCCCCTCAAATATTTAACGTCAACTGGTTCAGAAAGGGGACGGATGGCAAGTACTTGTGGCCCGGATACTCTCATAACATGTATGTCGTAAAGTGGATCCTTGACAGAGTTAACGGACAAGGAGACTTTATCAAGACACCAATAGGGTACCTCCCGGACCCTGAGAAATTTGATGCTGGAGGTGCACCCACAGAAACGCTCAGGCAAATCCTTTCTGTTGACAACAAAGGGTTCCTGGCGGAACTGGAAGAGGTGCGGCCTTTCTTTGAGTCATTCGGATCGCGTTTCCCGGAAGAACTGTGGAAGGAGTTTGACGATCTTTCCAGCAGGCTGGAGAAGTCTAACCAGTAACCTTCTCAGGCAAATTCATTCGGATGTCCTCAGGCGTTGGTTTAGCCTTTACGATGTGTCTATGGGAGACCAAGGGTGATCAGGGCATTGAGGAAATACTGTATGGCAAAACCGGCAACGATGAGACCGAATATCCTGGTTGTAGCCTTCATTACCTTCTCTCCAATGACCTTGAGGATTGGATCCGAGAATCTGAAAAATACATATACCATTGCGAAAATGATCAGAACCGAAATGATTGTGAATACCCAGTCGGGGAAGAACGGCCCCTTTGTAAGTATAATCACGAGCGAGATTGCTCCCGGGCCAGCAAGCAACGGAGTTGCAAAAGGGACTATTCCGACATCAAGTTCTTCAATATTACCACCAGCTGACTTTGGCTTGTCCCCTTCCCTGACCATTTCAATACCCATAATAAGCAGAATAAGACCTCCGGCGAATTCCAGAGCCACTATGGATATGCCAAAGAACTCGATAATATAATTTCCCAAGACCACGAAAAACAGCAATATTATGGCTCCATAAATAATAGCATCCTTTGTTATCAAACTTCTCTTCTGCTGCGTAATTCCAGCGGTCATTGACATGAAAAGCACCAGACTCCCAAACGGATCAATAACCACAAATAGAGGCATGAATATCTTCAGGAATTCCACTAGTATGGAAGAGACCATGTTGACCCTTATAATCAGGTACTATTCAAAGGGATGCATTCGATTTTAATCACGATTTTGAACCTGAACCAGTCATATTCCGCCATTTCGCTTACATCGCGGAAAGATGGCTACACCATTGAACATGGTCAGCAGGTCGTTATTGCGTAAAAGGGTATTCTAATGAAGAATGACAATTATGTAATAGAGAAAACTTATTTATTCCATTATTAGATAACGGCGATGATATAAAATGCCATTCATAGATGATCTGGCTCTTGAACTAGTATCGCTTGCGATGCTAAGTGGCATAGTTGCGTACGTTACTGGTCTTGCCTACCTAGAATACAGGAAAGATGGGCCAAAAAACGTAGAAAATACTCTTAGGCTTGCCGTATTTCCCCTTGGATTTCTTGGAGCCGTTATCACGGTCCTTGCTCTTTGGCAGGAAATGACGTGGCCATTTCCAGGTGGATCTAGCCTCTATAATATTGCTTTCAGCGATACTTACCTCGTTTTGGGTATAATAGCACTGGCAGTTGCGCTCAGCCTCGCGCTAAGACAGAAGCTTCAGCTTGTTGGTTTTTTGGCCCTTCTTGGGGGAATAATGGCCATCTATTATGGCTCAGTCATTTACCATTATGGCTACACGCAGAGCCCTATTGCTACCCTCGGAATGTATGTTGCTTTCGGAATTGCGGGAATTCTTACCTATCCTGCGACTTATGCCTTTGACAGCATGCAAGCTGGGAAGAAGCCGAGTATGTACTTTGGGATCGCGCTTATTCTTTTCTGGCTGTTCTTCATATTTGCAGCAGTGATGGCGGGGATCATTGGAGTTCCAGCAGTATTGCAGCACCTAGGTAGCCCACCATAATTTTTCTATCATTTTATTTTTTTAGATGCCTGTTTTATATCTTGAATCCATGTGCACTGGTGCGACTTAGCAGAACTTTGTCATGGCTTCTTTACGCTTCGGGCGTTGTCATATTGGTGGGTGCCGCAATCCTGAGAATTGCAAACCTTGTGCCAGCATTCCTGACATACGGTACAGTGTTAGCCGCTATTGTTGTTTTTGTTACTGCCTTTTTTGTTAACCGTCAAAATAATTATGCTGAATTTTTCGGCGTGCTGCTTGGGATAATCTCAATAATTGTGACTTCGAATCCTGCACATTTATCTGCTCTTCTCCAATTCGGGAGAACAGCAGTGATATCTGCAGCCGATATAACCATGATACTTGGCTTTTACCTGCTCCCCATAACTTATATTGCCCTCTATGTAGGTGGAAAACATCACAGACTGGAGCCGGATTAATATAAATTTACAATCAAAGAATGGATCTGAAGATCGGGGTTACAACACATAGCACCCTGTGTAAAGATTAAATTACTCCTTTGTCTATATTGGATCGATGAGGAAATTCGCCTCTGATCTTATGGGAAAGAATGTTGTATCCACTGATGGTACCATTATAGGCGAAATCGAGAATCTAGTCATAGATCTTGACACCGGGAGTGTCAAGAATTTTTTGGTGAAACCAGTAGGCACAGTTACCGCCACTTTCAAAAAGGATGGCAAGGGCAGGTATATTATCCCCCTGAATACGATAAAGTCGGCAAAGGATGTGTTTCTTCTGGATTCCGTGCCGTCGAAGACTGTTAACCCCTGATCCATGCAGTTTTCAGCGCTACTGTACCTGGGTTTCCTTTGGAACGTACCTGAGTATTCCTGCTATACCACCGAAGGCTCTTTCCAGAAGTTTTCCTTCCTCGCTTGTATCCGATATGATCTCTATCTTGGCACCAGAAGCTTCGGCCAGCTTGAAAATATACTCCAGGAAGTCCTCCTTCTGAACGAACTCCATCTGACTACCGCATTTTTCGCAGTTGACTGATTCTATTTTGCTAGCGATGAAAGTTTCCTTTTCATTGCCGCAGGTAGGGCATTTTAGTTTAACATGTGATTTATCAAGGTCCTCGGACACGAGCAGCAGGTCTATGGTCTTTGCCCTCAGGGCGGATAAAACATTCGATTCCCCGTAGACGCCGAGCCCGCCGTCAGATTTCTTAATTTCCAGCATAAACCGGTTCATAAGGTCTTTCTCCCGGGATATTTTCATGTCCTTTATGTTGGCGGAGGCTTTTTCTACAAGTTCTCTGAGTCCAGATTCGTCCGTATAACCAATATCGAAGAGATCATTCACCTTGCTCTTCAACTCGTTCCTAAGAAATTCCCTTTCAAAGAAGTAATTCTTGGTAGAGCCGGGCCCACCTATGAAAATTGCCTTCATCTCCCTTATGTATGGCATGAAGGCTTCATTCGCGATCTCCCCCACTTTCTTGAAAAATTCATGCGCGGCGATTTCTATAAGCCTCTCATATCGCCTCGAGGACTGCCCGCCCTGATGATGCTTGCTTGGAACTAGCGATTGTTCATTGGTTACAACACTTATGTTGGTACCGCTGAGCATCCCCACGGTTGCCTCCTTCCTGTCCATCACTATCAGGCCGTATATTTCCTTCTCACCCAGCTGCGTCTGTAGTTGCTCCAGATGGAAAACTGAATCACATTTGTACATGAATGTCTGGAAAGGTTCCGGGGGTTCCACAATTTTTGTGTACATCTCTGTCTGGTCTCCCCTGGTTGCAACGTGGCCTACGAAGAACACAAGTCCCGTTTCAGGCGGTGTTTTATAATATTTCAACCTCGACATAATGGATTCAATGGCCGCAAGCACATTCTTGCGCGTGGACTTTGACTTTATGTTTGAAGACGTGGAGTACTCTTCCCTTAGATACTGGACAACATCAGAGATCTGCTTGTCCGGTGGTATGTACAGCGAGATCAGCTCCGTACCTCTCCCGTGAAGTTTATTCAACTCATTGAGTGCTTTCTTGAATTCGTATCTCCTGATCTGGGTTTCGCTGTCGTCCATCTGCTGAGAAAATTTATAAT contains the following coding sequences:
- a CDS encoding fumarylacetoacetate hydrolase family protein, whose product is MKVAEIILDGKQACAVETPSGLLKITDLIGTTIGKQDLSMRDLVNNGVLLAKLKHALTEIRKMDVLRRDEVRFLSPIGSPEKILCIGLNYRSHAMETGKEVPQFPTVFSKFNNAITANNEDIRMPDTVNKVDYEGELAIVIGKTGRNISAENALDHIFGYFPANDVSARDMQYRTSQWLMGKSIDGFFATGPYITTADEIPDPQGLNITTKLNGEVRQNSNTSKMIFSCSYIISYISKYMTLKPGDVISTGTPEGVILGMPEERQVWIKNGDVVEIKIDKLGVLTNRFIR
- a CDS encoding citrate/2-methylcitrate synthase — encoded protein: MPTTEQQAPQFARGLEGVIAAETKIGFVDGTLGRLVYRGFDITTLVENSSFEEVSYLLLYGKLPNKKEYTDFIKKLKKLRILKNDEYDLIRQIAGKAHPMSSLRTVVSYIGAKDSRSVEPTVEQQEELGLELIAKMPTIVGAIHRIHKGHEIVKPDDSLSISSDFFYQSLGRKPSDIEAKMLDAALILHADHGMNASTFSSMLTISTLSDMYSAVTSAIGTLKGPLHGGANEKALALIKKVGDPSNAEKIIGQMIINKEKIMGFGHRVYKVYDPRAKILREFAGEITKMHGTQRLFETANKIEEVMISKLGSRGIFPNVDFYSGILYSSIGFDSEIFTPIFAVSRITGWVARSLEYVRDNRLYRPKALYTGESGPFPYVPMDERE
- a CDS encoding citrate synthase/methylcitrate synthase; the encoded protein is MTDSEIVINKGLDGIYIAETKLCKIDGINGKLWYRGYPIETLAENSNYEEVAFLILYGHLPTKHEYENFVRKLKDERDIPEAIEEIIAEFSGRSNANDILRTCVSLLPTYDPDMEDKGKDATEARAIKLIAKMPTIVAMIGRYMQGKPVIAPDPEISHSANFLYMLTGRKPDKESAKLIDLMFILHAEHGSNASTFSTLVTGSTLADVYAAVVSGISTLRGPLHGGADEAALKMIKAIGEPDNTESYIEDALEGKQKIMGFGHRVYKAYDPRARIVYNYLKIFMKKTTDPAVERLLEIALRAEKLMEEKLSKTKGIWPNIDFFAGPLYVGIGIPPELFTPIFASSRSVGWCAHLFEYWQNNKLFRPLDNYTGELDLKYIPIERR
- a CDS encoding ABC transporter permease subunit codes for the protein MLTIQLLGTIALAILVTFVRVGAMLLLSIVISLIFGILAARVKAAEAIIISTTDVMEAVPVVSFFPIILSFFLFTLKGGIGVEISADFLILTAVIWNLVLGVYEAVARIPEDFENVTKVYRIGLLNRIRRVYYPIAVPNIISNMMPSFASALFYITFSEVITVGIKDYSVFGIGSIAYSLTESGNYSAILILVILVIVAIALVFYFVISPLIDWSKKYTMEFVTSNDRNVKRRETRAITNYFGERLERIMMSAGNVISGVGSVLSPRRSTTEKKRYAMSKRLVNALVGLLLVSTIAFGIYEVALAGFYAAFVTYFITPAFLSTATLGLAFDFLRIGITYGISIITMVPLAIYLGNRQKSGKSTTALMQIMYSIPIPIFVPTLVVVVVPALAPAMGYDLALNFEVLLVTYFSAAAYIFFNVYGAVVSIPEEYRMVAKTLKLGKLQEIRRLIIPSIIPSLITGSMAAIGSYWGGLSVSEFVSINGTTYSVKHGLMASIVSALNAGNLLKTDAIDIFMVIIIMIMSFALWIRLYKYAKKRYSFSN
- a CDS encoding phosphoenolpyruvate carboxykinase (GTP), encoding MLSFNKQYFINPEDEDLSRLLSEIENSKSLGFLSRKNQKVYNRVVLAIIEAAEMTRPQHIRVVGDFENELEEFINILMEEGALERLNQRMFPGCYLYRSDPNDVARTEGNTYICTSGSKDDAGPTNNWLHTDDAKSRIYSIMKDSMAGKTMFVVPYWLGPEGSSYGEAGIEITDSVYVVVNLMIITRSGEKAIKELFRSNGFVIGIHATGNLDPNNRYIAHFPEENQGDGLIMSVNTNYGGNALLSKKCHALRIATYRGRKEGWMAEHMMLIGIEDPAGKTTYISGAFPSSSGKTNLSMLDPPHAFKKEGWKTYLISDDIIWMHERDGRLHAMNPESGFFGVAPHTSKLTNPNAMDAIARNTIFTNVAVDSEGIPFWEGMRDPPADLVDWKGEKYSGQGTAAHPNSRFTTPISNYRFLSPEYDNPDGVKVSAFLFGGRRKDLIPLVYQAYSWNAGVLIGAMQRVETTAATTGSVGVLRNDPMANRPFVGYNMADYFRHYIEMGRKLKEPPQIFNVNWFRKGTDGKYLWPGYSHNMYVVKWILDRVNGQGDFIKTPIGYLPDPEKFDAGGAPTETLRQILSVDNKGFLAELEEVRPFFESFGSRFPEELWKEFDDLSSRLEKSNQ
- a CDS encoding MarC family protein, producing the protein MVSSILVEFLKIFMPLFVVIDPFGSLVLFMSMTAGITQQKRSLITKDAIIYGAIILLFFVVLGNYIIEFFGISIVALEFAGGLILLIMGIEMVREGDKPKSAGGNIEELDVGIVPFATPLLAGPGAISLVIILTKGPFFPDWVFTIISVLIIFAMVYVFFRFSDPILKVIGEKVMKATTRIFGLIVAGFAIQYFLNALITLGLP